Below is a genomic region from Lepidochelys kempii isolate rLepKem1 chromosome 5, rLepKem1.hap2, whole genome shotgun sequence.
GGGATAGAATTGCTGACTTGAGTGTACACAAGCCTGATTCATATGGcttggtttgtttgtgtgtgtgtgtgtgtgtgtgtcaggcggaggccgggggaaaggggaggagtctCTGTAAGACTTATTACTTTTAAAGTGATATTATGAAGTTGTTGTCATGAAATTTCCTCATCATAGGAAACCTCTTTCTATGTGTATCCATCCGGTTGGACAGGACCTCCAGAAGGTACTCACTAGGCTGAGGACAATGGGGACACTTAACTTTAAGACTGTGTTTCCGAGTTGGGAAACCAGTTTGGCGAAGTTGGTGTTAAGGAGAATGAGGGTTAGGAGTGGAAAGTTACTGAAGGTCAACAAAGAGCCAGATGACAAAACCAAAAGGTTCTAAAAGAAATCCCAGGGGGAAGACCCACAGGACATTTGGGCaagaggaaggaaggggatgAACTGGCCAACGCCAGGTTATGTGAGCTGGAGGAGAATGCTCTGTTTTTGTGCATATAAGTGATGCATTGCAACAGAAGGATGTTGGATGACCCCAAGTGATTCTGATACAGGCTCATAGAATGGCCTGGTgtgttgaggaaactgaggcagggaattgcAGATAGGGTTTacaatttttgttccattttctgTATTTCTGAGTGATTAATTAAAGAGCAATAGTGtgttagaatcctgtgcaaagtgtCTCCGTATTGTAATCTAAACGTATTACATGGCCCCTGGAAGAGGTAAACACCTCTGGGTATATTTCTGGGAGAGGACATGTTAAAGCACATTCTGAGCTTCAAAGACTTCCCAGTTGACATGTTGGATGAGCCCCCCCTTGTAACGCCGACAGGCTGAAGttgtcagcaggcaggattgaaccttgGACATTTGAaccttagtgcatgagccttgACTGTGTGAACATGTGATAATGCCTCTTAAGCCAGGGTTGTAACAGACTCCCCAATCTCTAAATGGTTCAGGTGCCAGTAGAGGGTGAGAGAGCACCACACCATCCAGGCACGGGTTGTATATTTCCCCTCACTGAGGAAGCCCAAGgcaagcttcagagacttcccagctgatatcccagctagggtgaccagacaacaagtgtgaaaaatcagggcagGGGTTGAGGGGTTATAGGCACTTAGAAACGACAAAGCTCCAAATATGGGGACTGTCCcgataaataaaaatttaatgtGTAAAATAAGGGGCCAGGTATGAAATATCATCAGTATCAtgcctagaaactactcatttgaaaccccagatatctacgtagatcaggaaatgtctagaatGACGCAattagctttctctctctctctctctctctctctctctctctctttttaatatttaccttttttaagaacagggttgTAATTTTGATTTCTTACGACGTTTGTGCACATGGTTTTTacttagctggtggcaacagctgatttctattttttttccttttcctttctcagctcttccctggaggtggGAGTGAAATTATAGTGATAAACCTGCTGGTGGCATCAGATCTAGTGAGGCTCCACCTCTCCAGCAAGTTTTGTGTAGGTGGATTGTGGTTCTGAAAATACTCTTTGGCACTGaaaggactggggcagggaaTCTAATGGGACCAGAGCTGAGACAGATGCTGCAGATCTGTGTCTGGAGAGACCTTTTTGATCAGTGCAGAAACCATAGACTCTGCCGAGTGTGGAGATGGAATGACAGCCACTTCCATGAGGAAGGCTGGGGTCCAACCTGgtcctcctccttcctgcccacCATTGGAAGGATGTGGGAGAACTTCAGTGGGGGATATTTACACAGTTTTCCTCTCTTTTAAGAAATGCGAGCTGGGATTCCCCACAGGCATTGGCTGCTCCTTATGATACAGGTGATATTGTCAAAGAGCTCAACTGAATTCTCCACTCAGCATGGCCCCTTTTTTAATTCAAGGTCTGCTGGCATGAGTGGGAATAGTTTCTCTCTGGCACACAATAGGTTTGGGGAAGTTAGACTTTTTCCGAAGAATTCAGTATTGTTCCTGGATAGTAACTGACTGATGTATTCCCCCTGTCGtaagtataaagggaaggataaccacctttctgtatacagaactataaaatacctcctggccagaggcaaaaccctttcacctgtaaagggttaagaagctaggataaccttgctggcacctgaccaaaatgaccaaggaggagataagttactttcaaagctggagtgggggggaacaaagggtctgtctgtctgtctgtgtgatgcttttgccgggaacagatcaggaatgctcttcagaactcctgtaaaaagttaggaagcaatctagctagaaatgcattagatttccttttgtttaaatggctggtaaataagctgtgctgagaggaatgtatatttttgtaacttaaggttttgcctagagcgattctctgtgttttgaatctgatgaccctgtaaggtatttaccatcctgattttacagaggtgattctttcactgtttctttcattaaaattcttcttttaagatcctgattgctttttcattgttcttaagatccaagggtttgggtctgtgttcacctatgcaaattggtgaggatttttatcaagccttccccaggaaagcgggtgtagggcttggggtgatattttggggggaaggcctctccaagtgggctctttccctgtttgtaccttgaggaagtttttaacctaagctggtaagaataagcttaggggggtctttcatgcaagtccccacatctgtaccctagagttcagagtggggaagggctGCATTTTAGAGGTGACAGAGAAGCTTTGATAATCCTCATTCGAATGCCCTATTCCCGCTCTCATTACTCACATGTAATTTCGTTTGTGGTGTGCACTCAAGAATGAATTTTGTCTGTGCTGTGCTCACACAAAAATGATGGAACCGAATGTGTGTGGGGGACACACAAATGATGAGCATTCATGGAAGCCCACACTTAATGGGCGGGGGTGGTGCTTGTAAATGTATTGTGGGGAGGTGGTATGTGAAGGCACACAAACGTGATTGATGGAGTTATGAGCAAGCTAATTAAATGGTAGCTTAACTGGTGTGTGTTTGAAGGTGTATACTGTCTTGATTggtgccctcttctccccccgGGACCCGCCCCCCAGCAATAGTTTGGCCTCTTCCAGGACATCTACTCCACCAAACATCCACAACAAGAAGTTATCTGCTCGGGGAAAACAACCAAGGAAAAAGTAGCAGAGGAAAAAGAGGCAGAGATCAGGTGTGGTGCATGGTTTGTTATCGTGGAAAGATTAATTATCACTCCATAGCTCCTTTTTTCCTATGGAAGTACAGTGAACTTGCACACTGATTCATCCGTGTATCTAAGTATGTTCCCAGCTGGAAGCATGAACACCAGTAGGATGGGTCACATACTAGAAGTCACGTGCATAAATACTTTCTGGACTTGGGGTTTTAAGGCTGAACAATAATAGAGTgtttggttggatttttttttaaccaaatcatTACCACTCTGTTGCCATTTTGTataagaaaataatttatttcaattaTTCTACGATAAAATATCATTAAGCGCAATAAATAATAGACTGATATAAATATCCTGTTACAAATATCATAAAATGATCTGAAACTATTTCCACAATGCACAAATAGAATAAATAGTAGCAACAGCTTTTAGAATTCCACTGCATCTCATTGTAAATCATGTCTAAAAtgttcattgatttcagttagtCCTTCTAAACAGGTTGGTATTTTTAATTTCTAAActtctttgtgactttgtcctgtAGTTGAAAACTGCATAATTCCACTTGGATTCTCTTGCCAGCGCTGATGCTGAACTGCTTGTCTGCTAGAGGAAAGAACTGGTATCTCTTCACCTTCATCCTGGTGAGCTGAAGGTCCGTCCTTCCGTCCTGGTAAGAGAGTCCCGCTTTCCATCATTGCAACCAAACCTGTCTCCAGATGCCCAGCTGGCTGATGAGTCTATGTTGGAATCTCTGACTGGAACTCCCGCCTCAGGGAGCTtgtttggaagctgttccagttCATATGTGTTATGCTGTTATACTGTGGTTATACTGCATGTTACAGTTCAGAGGTGAGATTGGATCAGAGAAGAGATCTTAGAAATATAGATCAAACACACAATGTCAACAATGTTTAAGGTCCAAccctttcttttaaaattcttaattGTCTTGTAACTTTTTTGCATCGATATccttcattttgcattttaaacctGAGTAAATGAACAGAATATTATCACATGAAATGAAATTTGTGCAGTTGGAATTTCATGAGAGTGAATGTACGGCATAAGACATCAAGCATTATGGAGTGTTAGATGTCACTGTGGGAAGAATCTGCAGAGAGGAGGATTTCCACTGCATCCGTCTGTCTTCTCCTCAGTAGTTGCAGCATCCGGAGCTGAAATGAAATTGGAAACAGTTGAAACACAAAGGGAAAAAGTATAATTTTCACTGAATTGATCTCAAGAAATTAAATGACAATATCTTTTCCACACATAAGCTCGCAAGTCTTTTAGTATGTTCATATTTTTTTAGAAAGTCTCTAGGAAGCTTCTCAAACCTTGGAATACTAGAAATAGTTCTCATGAGGACAAATTAATTAATAGCCATGCTGATAATTGTAGAAACACACTATGTATGTCGAAGTCAGAGTGCTTTCGTCATCAGATAATGATACTTTCTTCCCTCGCATACCACAAAGTGCTGGTGAGGTGCCGAAGGATTCCACATATGTGTACTTTGTTGCATGGTCTGCCAATTCCCTACTGCACAACAGTACTGATATGTGAGAGATTATGAAGATGtgcaaaaataaacaataaacaaataaacaatagTAGAAACACCAAAAAGTAAATCCATGTCACTGAAAATCCGTTTccaggacaggacaggaagagCCTAAAGCTGCTGCCATGGAAATCAGTTGCGATTTGGCCACTGATCCTACAGAAGAAGGATCAGGCTCTATATAAGCAGAGTTATAAAATATCCATTATCTCTGTTCAGCTGTATAAATTACCTTAATGTGAATTCATTTACTCCAGGGAAAAGTTTTGTACTGTACCTTAGTTACTCAGCCTTCGAGTGAGTTTGTCAATCAGTACAAAACATCTGGGTATTTCCACGCGAATGATCTCCCAGGCACACAGGCTGTAttgcttttctttcaggaaagcatctatcccctgaaagtattttttcactctCCGACTGGTGATCTGGAGGTCCTGACTTTCTGGGTTGGTTAAGCCTTTCTCTGTCTGTGCTCTCAAACATGCCTCCAGCCGCTGAATTTGCTGGTAAAGGCCATTTTGGAACCTGACTATGGAAGCCCCATCCCAAGCACTTTGGGTAAGGTTTTTGCTAAAGATGTTGAAGATCTCTTGGAGGATCTCTTGAATTGCCACCTTGGCATTCTCCTTCTGGGACACTGGGAGTTGGAGGACATCCTGGGTGGGTTTGAAAGCTGCCCTTTCATTTATGCATTGTGAGGGGAGATTTCCGCTCACTTTCTCCAGAAGCTCCAAGCTCTCTTTGTTCACTTTGTTCTGCTGGAAGTGAAGCATGGTACAGAGCTGAGATGAGATTTCAGTGGAGAAGAGCAGTATGAGGCAAATGTGCAGCAAACACCTGGTGGTCATGCCGATGTCTTCCACTTCTTTTCTTTGTGTGGAACCTTGAGCCTGGAGTTTGTTGAGGGTCCTATGTAGACTGCTGTGTCTTTCCTTCATGTCTCTGACTTTAAATAATTGGCGGCAGAATTTTTGTTtcatcattttctgttttttttaaaaggtttttcccTCCTGGAGGCTTCAGagtctttttctttctgtataaTTCACTGCTTTCTAGATTCTTTTACCACGCTTCCTCCATTTTGTATTGTTGTGAAAGTGACCAAACCCCTTTCACTTATGCTGGATCCACATACATACAGGCTTTTCATGATGCATTAATTTAAAGATCTAATATAATACGATCATCCACACTTCAGAAGTGGTAATGAGAAGACCGCCAATTCATCAAACCCTACACTTTTCTCATTCATCACTTCCTGCATTTGACAAACAAAACTAGTTTAGGTATATTTAAAGTTTTGAGGCCTGGAGGAAGTGGGAGGAAAGGGTTGGCCTCAGGGGAGCTGGAACAGTTTGTGTAGTGGGGctgttgagagccattgaaccaaactgtaaaccgtGAATATgaaggaaaccacttcaagccagggggtatggCAGCACCTATGTTAGGCCTCCCAAAAATATTGGTAGCTTTCAACTTCAGTCATGCAACTTGAAAAGCACACTTAATATGTAGACACCAGCAAATATCGGTATCTTCCTTCTAGGAAAACACAGGAGATAGAGAGTGAGCTCTGAGAGAATggaaccttttttcattttttgtttacttCCAGATCTGAGTGTATATACTGTAGCTGAGGAATCGATGCAGTTAGACGGTGTGAATATGTTGTCCTATTGGTCACTCTGAGTAGCTGACAGTGGTGAAAAATGGAGGGTAATTAGTAAAACAGGATGAGCAATTAGTTACACATACTGGAGAGGTACCCACATGGATGATTGTGATTTACAGTGCGGCCAGAAGGAGGTTATGAAGAGAAGTCCTGATTTGTATTTTTAACAGGCATGTCCCTGGGTTGTAGTCAttcaaagaattttttaaaaatcaaaatcagtGTTCACCATTTTGGCTAGTTCCTTCtcttaacttttttgttttccccttggCGTGGGCAGGGAAATTCTTCAGCTTTCTTTTAGCCTCTTTGTTTCCTGTGGTCACATATCATTTTCTGGTTCTCTTCCCCTAGCACAGACTGTTGTGCTGGATTTTGCCATCGTGGcaggaaaatgttttttcatccaaaaagaaaactattttcaCTGAAATTAGAAAGGAAGAATCACCTGAATAAACCATGAAAACATTTCTGTGCATATTAATTTGGTTAGAGTCTCCCAAGGCTTCCTGCACTTTGATAAGAACTATCAGAGTCTTATATCAGCGACATGAAAGTTTCTGAATAGTGCAGAGAAAGCAGACTTACCAGAGCCCCCAGATTGCCATGCACTACGCTCCCCTTTCTCGAATTACTTTGCATGGGTGTTGGGGATGTTTATCCCAAACGAGGGTGAAGTCCAGAGAAGATGTtgaggagagagggaaataagTACCGTAGTATGAATACTAGGGGAGGAGAAGGTAACAAAGTAATCACAGGAtaatgcggggtgggggagccaaATCATCTTTTTCAGTAAATCTGTATGGTGACAGCAATTTAGGGGCACTGGAATACTTGTTGTTGTATggctgctgaaagccattgaagaaaactgaaaaccctgtatatgatggagaCCATGCATTCACTTGCTAATATTACTTGATGCTGCTCAACcccagcacccctacttccaTCTTCCCTGCAGCAAGTAGGCAAAGAACCAGTCTATTATTTGAGAAAAGTTGGTTACAAAGGCCTCAGAGCCTGCTGCAGAGGATCTGTGCAGGGATAGAGCCCTCTGCTTATGCCTCTTCCCTGTGCCACATGGAACGGTGTGTGGGGTGAGATGAAGTGCCGTGGAATCAGAAGCTTTTGCTCCCAGTTCCCTCTTGGGGTGTTCTCCATACAGTTATGATCCACGTGTGGGGCCTGGAACGAGCAGACGCGCATTGAGCTGGGGCAGTGCTACTACAGGTCTGGTGGGTGCATCTCTCCATGTCACCTACAGAGAGTGTCTGAGGCAACTGCAGTCTGAAGGAAGCCCTGGTTTCCTGGCTGTAACGGAACCTCGCTGACAGGGACCGGAACGGGGCTCTGAGTGGTCCCAACAACTGATGCAGAAACTCAGTAGCTCTGTGTGAAAAGACCTAGTGTTCTGTGTAGAAGCCACAGGCTCATCTGCTTCTATGATGAAGGCTGGGGAGAAACCTGGGAGTAttccctcctgcctgccagcgGAAGGATAAAAGTGAGCTGAAGTGGGGATGTATTATTAGCATgttcctccctttttatccccctgtgGTTGGCTTTCCCACAGGAAGGCCTGAAATCTTAGATGATACATGGCATCAAATGGCTTCTTCAGTAGATGAATGGATTGTTTTCCACATAGCACATCTTATAAACAATATGATGGGATGAATGTCAGGAGGTTCCCCACTGCACTCCATGAGCAACAAAGCAGTTAGAATCTGAAGAGTTTGTATGGCTCCCAGGTGCTATATGACGGCCATGTTCCATCAGAGGGGCGGGGGATACATTATGGGGGTGGTGACTTTTTCATGCAGTCTAATTTTGCTCTCATTATTCTCAGATGATTGTGTTGTGTCAATATAACCTTTGGCTCCAAGTACGTGAAGGAATGAATGAAGGGAGAAAGATTTGGGCAGGAAAGAACTTGGACAGCTGATGGCTACAGCTCTTGGAAAAAAACTGCACCATAAGAAAGGAGAGGCACTTGTTTTAAGTGTTAACTCCTTGTACATGCCTCTAAACCAGCAGGTCCCAAACTGAGTTTCCTGAATCAGTGGCAGTACGTGGAGTACTGGGTGATGGTCTTCAGAGAACTGGCAGATCCTACGTTCCTTTAAAGACCGCTAAACTTATATAAATGCGTTTCTAGTACTACCTTTCTTTGTAAGCATTTGGTGTACCTGCCACACAAATGTTAGCTGATCCTgaatgggaggggaaaggatCGATTTTTGTAAGATGAGGCCCACATAATgaaatgtttgagaacccctcaGCTAAAGAGAACAGAGGGCAAAAGCTTCTGCAATGCTGCCATCTGTTGACTGTGAAGAATTTAGTCTCGTATTAGAGACACCATAGTTTGGACTGTGTTACAAAAGGGATTTGAAATGGGACATACCTTCCTGGTTTTTTTCCCAAAGGCAGGCTTCCAATCAGTGTAAAAATTTACACACACTTTGTTTTTTCACTATTTGAACATGTAATGTAGTGGTTGTTTGACTTCTTTAAAAACTTTTCAATAAGAAATCTCCAGATTTAGAGTGTGGCTTAAATTAATGCTAGACAATGATGGGACTAACTAATAGCTCTTCAAAAATACTATCTACATACCTAAACTTGACAAAGAGATCCTTACATGATTTGTTCCAAtggatggtttttgtttttgtttttgtttttttgctttcagGTAATTTTTCGTCATTCACAGCTCAACTGAAATTTTGATGGACTGTGCTTCTCCAGCTGGTGGTTGTTGGTGCAACATGCAGTCCCTAAGAACATATGCTTGTTTTGGGAGCACCCGGGGGAGAgcaaagggaagcagcagcagatgcTTACAAGCCTGATTCACAGGAGGGGTTGGGTATGTACAAGTTTGATGGTGTTTGTGAGCCAAGTGTACCCAAACCTGACTGGTAGAGGGGGAAAATTAAACCCACATAACCCTtcctgatggtggtggtgggggagataCGGAGTCTGCGCACATGGAAACCTGACAGTTCACACACATCTcattggggaggaaggggacaagCAACTTTGTACCACGACAGCCTGAAGTCTTCCCCTTAGAATGCCTGTGTCTCCATCATCCCTTTCATTTCATCACAATGAACTACTGCTCCAAATATCTGCAACTACAAATGTTGTGCGTGAAAATAATCTGGTAATGGGCAGAAACACAAAAGCTGCGGAGTTGAGGTTGTGGTGTGTGGTCTGTTGGAGTGGTCAAACTAATTACCCAAGCTATTTTTCTTATGGAGTCACTGCTGAATCAGGGTTTATGTTCACAATGTACTTGAGCATGTTGTCAAGTTTAACTGCTTATGTCAAAGGAAAGCTCgtgtacttaaagttaggcaaatGTTTACAAGtcctttgctgaactggagtctTAAGGGAAAACAAGAGAAGATTTTTATTGAGTCTCTGTTTTTCTAAAAATCTAATAAGTACAAATCACTACTGCTGTAGGTTGCTATTTtgtagaaataaatatttatttataaatattataaaacctctgaaaaaataaataaaagcaatacattaatattgtaaataaatataaatggatcAACATAAAGACACTTTTACAAATCCAGTAAAATGATCTGAAAATCTTTTCACAGTGCAGGAAAAGAACATATATTTGCACTCGTTTAAAATTTCAGAGTGCCTAATTATAAGTAACCTAGAAACCGGGatattcttctttctttgttatcCTTGCCACAAAATACACCTCCAGAAGTTTCCCTTGCTTATGAGTCCATGTCAGGATCTTTCCATGCGACTGTCGTTCCAGGCAGCTTGTGAGGGTATTTTGCATGAGATGTAGGCAGAGGTGAATGTAAGGCGGTCTGGTCTGGTCCAATATAACGGCAAGAGCCTGTACACCATGCCATACCTGACCGGCTTCCTGAGGCTGGCCATTTAAAGGGTCTAGGGCTcctggcagcagccagagcccctggGTAGCGGAGGCAGCTCAGGCcatgatttaaagggctctttcaATCCCCACCGAAGCCCCTGGCCGCCGCCGCTACaccgggggctctggcagggggctcGGACAGCGATTTCAAGATTTCAAGTGCAGTTGAAGTTTGGCAGTTTGCTTAATTCAAGATGGACTGATAGGAGTCTCGAAAGCTGCTGATTCGAGAATCAGTTTAGAGACGAAGGACGCCAGTGGAGGTGCAGTTTCATTCAGCTGTTTTCAGAGCATCATTACTGGAAGCATCACGTGCTGGAATGAAAAAGGGGAATGGTTCAAACATGGAGAGATTCAAATGCCAAATAGAGGCCATCTTTTTCTAACCAGATGTCAAATCCTAAATCCTGAGCCTTAGTGCACTTGTCATCTTGTCACAATTTGTTGTTACTAAAGCTGTTGAAGTTAGgggtaaacaaaagaaagaaaagcagaatAAGAACCCTCAGCCGTCCCTATGTCCAAAATGAGTTGATGGGATAGAAGTGTGTGAACACAGACCCCCCGTTTTCTGGTGTCCTAACTGGAATGTTGTCTTACGAGGCAGTTGTTGAAAGGGGGCTTCTCACTGTTCTTTTCCCCAACTTAGATACTTACTGGTCAAAGTTCTATTTGGCATAGTTAGTTATCACTTAACAATATTTTGTCTTTAGTTAGCAGTTAtgatatatttgtatatttttcatATAGAATATTGTGTGTGGTAGAGAAGCACTAAATTATAtgctactctgaaaagatttGAGCATGCGTTTGAGATAGCTGTATGCATAAAATTACTATGGGAGAAAGATTGGGCCCGACGTATTAGGAGTTATAACCCTATCACCCATCTTTCACCAGCTGTTTTATTCAAATAATATTATTTGAGTTtttctaggaaaaaagaaaagatggtaCCTTCATTTTCAAGTCTCTTGGTGAGTTTGTTGAGCATGAGGAAACATCTGGGTATTTCCACACGGATGATCTCCCAGGCACACCGGCTGTAttgcttttctttcaggaaatCCTCTATTGTCTGGAAGAATCTCTTCAGTTTGAGGCTGGTGAGCAGGAGGGTCTCATTTCCTGGGTAGGTTACCTCCTTTTCCATCTCAGCACTCAAACACATCTCCAGTTTCTCAATCTGCTGGTGAAGTCCATTTTGGAATTCCTTTATGGAAGTCCCATTCCAGGCAGCTTGGGTGAGATTGTTGTTAAAGATATGGAAGAGCTCTTGGAGGATCTGCTGGATGGCTACCTTGGCATTCTCTTGGTGGGACAGTTGGAGCTTGAGGATATCTCTGGGCTTGAAAGCTATCCCTTCATTTAGACATTGGAAGGGAAAGTTGCTACCCATTTTCTCCAGATGCTCTAAACTCTCGCTGTTCATTCTGGTTTGTAGAACATGCAGCCTGTTACAGTCCAGACATGAAATTTCACTGGAGAAGTGCAGCATGAGGCAAAATTGCAGCAAACTCCTGCTGATCATGATGATGTCTTAGATTTCCTGTGTTTGTGTAGAACTTGAGCAACTGGTGTCTGTTCAAGGTGTTCTGTAAACTTTTGTGTTTTCGACCCCTGTCTCTGAATTTAAGCATTCTGTCggaaaagatttttctttcatCACTTTCTACTTTTCAGGGTTTTTTCAGCTTGAGGTTTTTACTTTTGGTTTCCTTCTTTTTAGTTAGTGGAAGTGAACAAGTCATTCGAAGAACCAAATCCCAGTTGGTAACTACTTTAATCTTACTGAACCCCAACATTTCTTTCCTTCGGTCCTCCCTGCCCTCTTAGATAACGAAAATGTAAAGAGTAAGAAGAATATGATGATGAACAGTGTCGTCCAGTTACAGGTTAGAGTAGGGACCTGTCTGTTTGCTCCCAAGTTCCTGTAGTTAGCACTGCTCGGCAGGTCTGAATGTCTGTCACATCAGCAAGACTATCCATGCTTTTAAGTGATAACAGTGAATTTTGGCAGATGGGGGGAACTACTGCAGAGCTTCTTTTTGCTAGACTCTGCAAATAACAGCAGTGAAGTGATGTGTAAAGCTGCTGTTCCTTCACTTTGCCAGCAGGTGGCAAACTTTCCCTTTCTGGTGTGGCACTCAAAATCAGAAAAGCCTGCTATGCTCTGGCTGTCTCATTCCTTCCTTCCAGCCTTTGAGAGGGAGTAATACTATAGGGACCTCTTAATATTTGATAAGCCTGAAAAGAATTCCTGTGGGAGATTGGGGCCAGAGAAGTCTCTATTAATCTCTCGCAATTTCCTGGCCATTTGAAATATGAGAGATGAAAAACCATGTGTGTAGGCCAATACCAGAGGATGGACAGAGAGCACTGAGAAACTGTGAGGTTTACTTAAGAACCTGATACCAGTTGTGAAAAGCGCAAGGAACAGGTACAGTTGAAGGGTGTGAACATGCTGTCTTCTCAGGCAGTTCTGAGTAGTTCCCAGTGATGTAGTGTAGTGACATGGAAGGGAGTTGTCCAAAaagattgtaaaaagaaaaggagtacttgtggcaccttagagacgaactaatttcgtctctaaggtgccacaagacctccttttccttttgcaaagaCTGTATGGTTGGTAATATACTTGAGTGACTGACATAAATGAATGTTACTTTCAAACGTGTTTCCCTTTTCACCATTCAAGCTTTATTctttttttcaatgtgcatttcaCTGAGCTTGGGCATTGAAATTCAAGTGGGCTGATGAGTGAAGTTTGCATCCTGTAGcaagtttcactttctgtttttCATACCATAGCACTAGGCTGTCGTGTTGGAGTTTCCATCAGTGAAGGGGAATGGTTTTCAACCCAAAAATTGAAAAGGAatattttcatattaattttaaagaaggaaaagaagaaaacatgaCCATATTTCTGTTCGTGTCACTTCTTTtacatctccctctcccatcacctcaagcactttttaaaatcataatctAGAGTTTTGCCTAAACGATTTGGAAGCGTCACTGTAAAGAAGGCAGTTTATTGTACATTAGTATACCATATAAGGGACCCAATCATACCAGAGGTGCTGCACCCCAATCTTGCATTTACTCCACTGGGAGTTCTGCGTGTGCATTTCCTGGCAAGCTGAAGCTTCAGGAGATAATAGTTATATGAAAGagcaagaaattaaaaaaatctgaatcttAGCTGTTCTTGTTCAAGTAAGAAAGCTATGGGAATA
It encodes:
- the LOC140911965 gene encoding interferon beta-like; the protein is MISRSLLQFCLMLHFSSEISCLDCNRLHVLQTRMNSESLEHLEKMGSNFPFQCLNEGIAFKPRDILKLQLSHQENAKVAIQQILQELFHIFNNNLTQAAWNGTSIKEFQNGLHQQIEKLEMCLSAEMEKEVTYPGNETLLLTSLKLKRFFQTIEDFLKEKQYSRCAWEIIRVEIPRCFLMLNKLTKRLENEARDASSNDALKTAE
- the LOC140912121 gene encoding interferon beta-like → MTTRCLLHICLILLFSTEISSQLCTMLHFQQNKVNKESLELLEKVSGNLPSQCINERAAFKPTQDVLQLPVSQKENAKVAIQEILQEIFNIFSKNLTQSAWDGASIVRFQNGLYQQIQRLEACLRAQTEKGLTNPESQDLQITSRRVKKYFQGIDAFLKEKQYSLCAWEIIRVEIPRCFVLIDKLTRRLSN